A region from the Triticum urartu cultivar G1812 chromosome 1, Tu2.1, whole genome shotgun sequence genome encodes:
- the LOC125528901 gene encoding homeobox-DDT domain protein RLT2-like, giving the protein MDSSGDGGDEGAGAAPGSPASAPSAGAAGAGPGGASGSSGKPTARRVMKTPYQLEVLEQTYTDDPYPNEAKRVELSAKLGLTDRQLQMWFCHRRLKDRRPPPATKRRDEEVAVPVLAPPPVLHHSLPHPHAEPTYGEQLLLPCGSSRRGPGRSSAVPRISAPEVDRRYYEAAHQVMLPPQAPVQLTRAAHRAIETVQQLIGEPLREDGPVLGDHFDPLPPGAFGAPMPVVPEQRKQPYRSHETSVFSAHDPKPMKASAFLPSIDPSVSSTVTGKRKYMSGNSSHLPSRAVHEYQFLPEHTSDIYERTSQSCFYDASAEASNSRISSLSTGSRLLHGAEKASSYAFDGQVSGSSHLIQHGKPLISLSGSADYEMASNIDVSPAPIEGQFGIPQVAGLQNPLASAEGVDYHDEDAYRLDRKRKHNEESKIAKEVDAEEKRIRKELEKQDVLKKKREEQMRKEVERYDRERKKEEERFMREKQREEERLQKEQWREQKRMEKFLVKQSLRAEKLKQKEELRKEKEAARQKAANERATARRIAREYMELMEDERLELMELVSRSKGLPSMLSLDSDTLQQLDSFRGMLTQFPTEAVRLKVPFSIKPWTSSESNIGNLLMVWKFFFTFADVLELPSFTLDEFVQSLHDYDSRLLGELHVAVLKSIIKDIEDVARTSSVVSGVNQSSSANPGGGHPQIVEGAYAWGFNILTWQRHLTYLTWPEILRQFGLSAGFGPQLKKRTEDVYHDDNEGRNSADVISTLRNGSAAVKSAALMKERGYTNRRRSRHRLTPGTVKFAAFHVLSLEGDEGLSILEVAEKIQRSGLRDLTTSKTPEASISAALSRDTKLFERTAPSTYCVKTPYRKDPADSEAVFSEAREKIRVFQNALSGCEEVEKDVEDAERGDDDSECDEADDDPDGDEVNIDEKDVNASVARAKDAGLPIAAGDTNDEVKGVINPSMPSSPHSKSPSGLQRMVDKSTAVSTSSDPPIGASQDAEIDESNQGESWVQGLAEGDYCDLSVEERLNALVALIGVATEGNSMRAILEERLEAANALKKQMWAESQLDRRRSREEFAGRMQHDPCTDLKADADQGNNVGECTLTPVHNLIKENGGKASSVNNDFLVDQQSQLNAGNMVHEGNGVSRISNANPESLSAQQYASSEKTRSQLKSFIGHKAEQLYVYRSLPLGQDRRRNRYWQFSTSVSSNDPGSGRIFFESRDGYWRLIDSAEAFDALVASLDTRGIRESHLHSMLQSIESTFKDAIGRIKCATIEHSAGRNLRNGSSEIISPNHSNEFGSPCSTLSGVVSDTGVAYSDSFKIELGRNDLEKVAISKRACMFLKWMWEGNHQSTCAMKYGKKRCSDLIHGCDYCYQIYLAEETHCSSCHKTFKSIHSLSEHTSQCEEKRRTDPNWKIQISDDSVPIRPRLLKLLLATIEASVPAEALQPFWTDGYRKSWGVKLFSTSSNEEIFQLLTVLEGALKRDYLSSNFETTAELLNSNTLDFAGRNSIACSGSAAVLPWVPSTAAAVTLRLLDLDSSLSYTLDQKAGLNKEREAGDFIKGPSRYTAVKNKQEMGPVGAPGFDHHVGAQLTPSNGLRGRGRGGRGRGRGGRSLSRGGRVPRGVGSSPRIEFRDDNNVSYKETTDKQAGRGRGRGRGRGRGRGRGRGRGSITESGSGSGSVRGRGRGRGRGLRTVRPRQPVELGARSIPKANLLGTFGMLSNAKPMTLHSPQSSGAEEWGLDRRAYAEDDEDNSVSQSDESEGDEENGEPMNEDYDEQLPDYSRDNSASSPRQMMDSESEDNDEYDEEDGADYDAEQPMDEDNDDAEMSGDDELGDDGDDDDGGGSQGGAGNADDDDATSYSSEYSE; this is encoded by the exons ATGGACTCCTCCGGCGACGGAGGGGACGAGGGGGCCGGGGCCGCGCCGGGGAGCCCCGCGTCGGCGCCCTCCGCGGGGGCTGCCGGGGCCGGGCCCGGCGGCGCGTCTGGATCCAGCGGGAAGCCCACGGCGAGGCGCGTCATGAAGACGCCCTACCAGTTGGAGGTCCTCGAGCAGACCTACACAG ATGACCCGTACCCTAACGAGGCCAAGCGGGTGGAGCTGTCGGCGAAGCTGGGGCTCACGGACAGGCAGCTGCAGATGTGGTTCTGCCACCGGAGGCTCAAGGACCGCAGGCCGCCGCCCGCCACCAAGCGGCGGGACGAGGAGGTCGCCGTGCCGGTCCTGGCGCCCCCGCCCGTGCTGCACCACTCGCTGCCACACCCGCACGCCGAGCCAACGTACGGCGAGCAGCTGCTGCTGCCCTGCGGCAGCTCCCGCAGAGGGCCTGGCCGCTCGTCTGCCGTGCCGAGGATTTCTGCTCCAGAGGTTGACAGGAGGTACTACGAGGCGGCGCATCAGGTCATGCTGCCTCCGCAGGCACCGGTGCAGCTCACGCGGGCCGCGCACCGGGCGATCGAGACCGTGCAGCAGCTCATAGGAGAGCCGCTGAGGGAGGATGGGCCCGTGCTTGGTGATCACTTTGATCCGCTCCCTCCTGGTGCATTTGGAGCGCCTATGCCTGTTG TTCCAGAGCAGCGGAAGCAGCCTTATCGATCACATGAGACCAGTGTATTTTCTGCACACGATCCCAAGCCCATGAAG GCATCAGCATTCTTGCCAAGCATAGACCCTTCTGTTTCAAGTACAGTTACTGGGAAGAGGAAGTACATGTCTGGAAATTCTTCTCATCTTCCTTCACGGGCAGTACATGAGTACCAGTTTCTTCCAGAACACACTAGCGATATATATGAGAGAACAAGCCAGTCGTGTTTTTATGATGCTTCAGCGGAAGCTTCAAATTCGAGGATATCTTCTCTGTCTACAGGATCACGCTTACTACATGGTGCTGAGAAAGCATCTAGCTATGCATTTGATGGTCAAGTATCTGgctctagccatttaattcaacatGGAAAACCATTGATCTCCCTGTCGGGATCCGCAGATTATGAGATGGCTTCGAATATTGATGTTAGTCCTGCTCCAATTGAAGGCCAGTTTGGCATTCCTCAGGTTGCTGGACTTCAAAATCCCCTTGCATCCGCTGAAGGAGTGGATTATCACGATGAAGATGCATATCGACTGGATAGAAAGCGAAAA CATAATGAAGAATCAAAGATTGCGAAGGAAGTTGATGCTGAAGAAAAACGGATAAGAAAGGAACTCGAGAAGCAAGATGTGTTGAAGAAAAAG AGAGAAGAACAAATGCGGAAGGAAGTTGAGAGGTATGACcgtgaaagaaaaaaagaagaggagaggTTTATGCGCGAAAAACAGAGGGAAGAAGAGAGACTCCAGAAGGAACAATGGCGTGAACAGAAGCGCATGGAGAAGTTTTTGGTGAAACAATCCTTGAGA GCCGAAAAACTAAAGCAGAAAGAGGAGCTTCGAAAGGAGAAAGAAGCTGCAAGACAAAAGGCTGCTAATGAAAGGGCTACAGCACGTAGAATTGCACGGGAGTACATGGAACTAATGGAAGATGAACGATTAGAACTAATGGAACTGGTTTCACGAAGCAAAGGGTTGCCCTCGATGCTTTCTCTTGATAGTGACACATTGCAGCAACTCGATTCATTTAGAG GAATGCTGACACAGTTTCCTACTGAAGCTGTGAGATTGAAGGTGCCATTTTCAATAAAGCCATGGACAAGTTCTGAGAGTAACATTGGAAACCTTCTGATG GTGTGGAAGTTCTTTTTTACCTTTGCGGATGTACTTGAGCTTCCATCATTCACACTCGACGAGTTTGTGCAATCTCTTCATGATTAT GACTCAAGGTTGTTGGGGGAATTGCATGTTGCTGTGCTGAAATCCATCATAAAAGATATTGAGGATGTTGCCCGGACTTCTTCAGTTGTTTCCGGAGTGAATCAGAGCAGTTCTGCTAACCCCGGAGGTGGACATCCACAGATTGTTGAAGGG GCATATGCTTGGGGGTTCAACATACTTACCTGGCAGCGCCACTTGACTTATCTTACGTGGCCTGAAATATTGCGCCAATTTGGTTTATCTGCTGGTTTTGGGCCTCAGTTGAAGAAAAGGACTGAAGATGTATACCATGACGATAATGAG GGCCGGAATAGTGCGGATGTTATTTCCACTCTGCGAAATGGTTCAGCAGCTGTGAAATCTGCTGCTTTGATGAAAGAAAGGGGCTACACCAACCGTCGCAGGTCTAGGCACCGTCTGACACCTGGAACGGTAAAATTTGCTGCTTTCCATGTTTTATCACTTGAAGGAGACGAAGGTCTCTCGATACTGGAAGTTGCAGAAAAAATTCAG AGATCTGGACTTAGGGACCTTACAACAAGCAAGACACCTGAGGCATCTATATCTGCTGCATTGTCAAGGGATACCAAGCTTTTTGAAAGAACTGCGCCCTCGACATATTGTGTTAAAACTCCTTATAGAAAAGACCCAGCTGATTCTGAGGCTGTGTTCTCAGAAGCAAGGGAAAAAATAAGGGTGTTTCAGAATGCACTTTCGGGGTGTGAAGAAGTGGAAAAGGATGTGGAGGATGCTGAAAGGGGGGATGATGATTCTGAATGTGACGAGGCCGATGATGATCCTGATGGCGATGAAGTGAATATAGACGAAAAAGATGTCAATGCTTCAGTAGCTAGAGCAAAAGATGCTGGCTTGCCAATTGCAGCTGGTGACACAAATGATGAAGTAAAAGGTGTGATTAACCCATCTATGCCATCAAGCCCTCACAGTAAATCTCCAAGTGGCTTGCAGCGTATGGTAGATAAGTCCACTGCAGTTAGTACTTCAAGTGATCCACCCATTGGAGCTTCACAAGACGCAGAGATTGATGAAAGTAACCAAGGGGAATCCTGGGTTCAGGGGCTAGCTGAAGGTGACTACTGTGATCTTAGTGTGGAGGAACGCCTCAATGCATTGGTTGCACTGATTGGTGTTGCCACTGAAGGAAATTCTATGCGTGCAATTCTGGAG GAACGTCTTGAGGCAGCAAATGCTTTAAAAAAGCAAATGTGGGCAGAGTCACAACTTGATAGAAGGCGTTCAAGGGAAGAGTTTGCAGGCAGAATGCAACATGATCCTTGCACGGATTTGAAGGCTGATGCGGATCAAGGAAATAATGTTGGTGAATGCACTCTTACTCCAGTACATAATCTCATCAAAGAGAATGGTGGAAAGGCCAGCTCAGTAAACAATGATTTTCTCGTCGACCAACAAAGTCAACTTAATGCTGGTAATATGGTTCACGAGGGGAATGGTGTAAGCAGGATATCCAATGCTAACCCAGAGAGCTTGTCTGCTCAGCAATATGCTTCATCTGAGAAAACACGATCTCAGTTGAAATCATTCATAGGTCATAAGGCAGAACAGCTGTATGTCTACAGATCATTGCCTCTTGGACAAGATCGAAGACGGAATCGGTATTGGCAGTTTTCTACTTCTGTATCATCCAATGACCCTGGGTCTGGAAGAATATTCTTTGAATCTAGAGATGGATACTGGAGGCTCATTGACTCGGCTGAG GCATTTGATGCTTTAGTAGCTTCCCTTGACACTCGTGGCATCCGGGAGTCACATCTGCATTCAATGTTGCAAAGCATCGAGTCAACCTTTAAGGATGCTATAGGGAGGATAAAGTGTGCCACTATAGAACACTCAGCTGGAAGGAATTTGAGAAATGGAAGTAGTGAAATCATTAGCCCAAATCATAGTAATGAATTTGGAAGTCCATGCAGCACCCTTTCAGGTGTCGTTTCTGATACTGGAGTGGCATACTCGGATTCTTTCAAGATAGAGCTCGGGCGTAATGATCTTGAGAAGGTTGCTATTTCCAAGAGGGCATGTATGTTTCTGAAGTGGATGTGGGAGGGCAATCATCAGTCCACATGTGCCATGAAATATGGAAAGAAACGGTGTTCTGATTTGATACATGGTTGTGATTATTGCTATCAGATTTATTTAGCTGAAGAAACACACTGTTCGTCTTGCCACAAGACATTCAAATCCATTCACAGTCTCTCGGAACATACATCACAATGTGAGGAGAAACGGAGAACCGATCCTAATTGGAAGATACAAATATCAGATGATTCTGTTCCCATAAGACCGAGATTGCTGAAGCTGCTGTTAGCTACCATTGAG GCCTCGGTTCCAGCAGAAGCTCTCCAACCATTTTGGACAGATGGATATCGAAAATCATGGGGTGTTAAGTTGTTTTCTACATCATCCAACGAAGAAATTTTCCAG CTGTTAACTGTGCTGGAAGGTGCACTAAAAAGGGATTACTTGTCATCTAACTTTGAAACGACTGCTGAGTTGCTTAATTCAAATACACTAGATTTTGCTGGTCGGAATTCTATTGCATGTTCTGGATCTGCTGCTGTACTTCCATGGGTACCCAGCACTGCTGCTGCTGTTACATTACGGCTGTTAGACCTTGATTCTTCCCTCTCGTACACGCTTGATCAAAAGGCAGGATTAAATAAAGAGCGAGAAGCTGGGGATTTCATT AAGGGTCCTTCGAGATATACTGCTGTTAAGAACAAACAAGAAATGGGGCCGGTGGGAGCTCCTGGCTTTGATCATCATGTTGGAGCGCAGCTGACTCCTAGCAATGGTCTTAGAGGCCGTGGACGAGGAGGTCGAGGGCGTGGCAGGGGAGGTAGATCCCTCAGTCGTGGTGGCAGGGTCCCAAGAGGTGTTGGCAGCTCTCCCAGGATTGAGTTCAGGGATGACAACAATGTGTCTTATAAGGAAACCACAGATAAGCAAGCTGGCCGAGGCCGTGGGCGTGGTCGCGGCCGTGGGCGCGGGCGAGGACGTGGACGTGGACGTGGCAGTATCACTGAAAGTGGCAGTGGCAGTGGCAGTGTCCGAGGTCGTGGaagaggacgaggacgaggacttCGAACTGTTAGGCCTAGGCAGCCAGTTGAGCTTGGAGCCAGATCAATTCCAAAGGCAAACTTGTTGGGAACCTTTGGCATGCTAAGTAATGCAAAGCCTATGACTCTGCATTCTCCACAGAGCTCTGGTGCGGAAGAGTGGGGCTTGGATAGACGAGCATATGCCGAGGATGACGAGGACAACTCAGTATCTCAATCAGATGAATCAGAAGGGGACGAAGAAAATGGCGAGCCCATGAACGAGGATTACGATGAGCAGCTTCCAGATTATTCAAGGGACAATTCTGCATCCAGCCCCCGTCAGATGATGGATTCGGAGTCAGAAGATAATGATGAATACGATGAGGAGGACGGGGCTGACTATGATGCTGAGCAACCTATGGACGAAGACAACGATGATGCTGAGATGAGCGGGGATGACGAACTTGGTGATGACGGCGACGATGATGACGGTGGTGGTAGTCAGGGTGGAGCGGGGAACGCCGACGACGATGATGCAACATCCTATTCTTCAGAGTATAGTGAATAA